GCTATGCCTTGCGCTGCGGCCCGAACTGCGTCGGTTTCTGCTCTCACGCCGGGTCGGAGAGGCGGATGCCGACGATCTGCTGCAGGACCTTTTCTTGAAAGTCGAAACGACGGTGACCGGGCCGGTGCGTGCGCCCAAGGCCTATCTGTACCAGATGCTCAACAACATGGCGCATACCCGCCGCCGGACCGAAGCTCGCCAGCAGGCCCGCGATGCCGATTGGCTGGATGCCCCGGCAAAGTCTCCGGGAGTGGAGATGGAGATGGCCGACCTGTCGCCCGATCCCGAGATAACCCTGCTTTCGCGCGATCACCTTGCGCGGGTGGAGGCTTGCCTGGCGGCGCTGCCGGACCGTACCGCCCATGTCTTCCGGCAATACCGGATCGAAGGCGTGTCGCAGAAAATCATCGCACGCGACCTGGGTATCAGCCTGAGCGCGGTCGAAAAACATCTCCAGCGCGCCTACAATGCCGTACTCGAAATTCGCAGCCGGTTGGACCCGGGCGCCGCAGGGAATGCAGGAGGCACCGATGCAATCGCCCGCTGAAGACATCATGCGCGAGGAAGCGATCGCCTGGCACCTGCGTCTCAATGACCACTCCGACGGGGACTGGGACGGTTTTGCCCGCTGGCTCGATGCCGATCCCCGGCACAACGACATCTACGAGGCCGTGTGCGATGCCGACCTTGCGCTGGAACCTGCCGTCCAGCTAGCCCGCGCCGCGCCCGACGAACTCGCACCGGATCCTTTCGCGCTGGATCCCACGGCTCGCTCGCCGCGCCGCTGGATGTGGCCGGCGATGGCGGCGTCGGTCGCCTTCGCGGCGCTTGGCTCCTGGGCGATGAC
The DNA window shown above is from Novosphingobium sp. P6W and carries:
- a CDS encoding RNA polymerase sigma factor, translated to MTSQGQEVPAEGGLRQLCLALRPELRRFLLSRRVGEADADDLLQDLFLKVETTVTGPVRAPKAYLYQMLNNMAHTRRRTEARQQARDADWLDAPAKSPGVEMEMADLSPDPEITLLSRDHLARVEACLAALPDRTAHVFRQYRIEGVSQKIIARDLGISLSAVEKHLQRAYNAVLEIRSRLDPGAAGNAGGTDAIAR